Proteins co-encoded in one Haladaptatus sp. ZSTT2 genomic window:
- a CDS encoding CocE/NonD family hydrolase, with protein MTQNLTRRRALSRLATMGLVAAGVSVTDAGTVAADASYTRTDFTTTSWDGTDLVGSLYVPDSDGPHPVVLGTHGWGGDHGSPAVARRADVFARNGYVFCAYDSRGFGESGGEVGVDGPNEVADALTLLDQLAEGDVGGVSVDVERSTNGPVCAMDGLSYAGGIQLNTMAVSSPDAADALLPDSATFDTIDFTEGSPLDAAVPRWAWHDLRFSLAPRGVVKVGWDSLLLATGIAGARGLTSGDGQPSIYDLEYGVTEEVPDAFVTSTAQNEFDSESAAFYASRSPVSKTALLETPTLLISSWTDTLFITNEAIWNYHAIRDNGVESKLVLFRGGHTFEETADAEMNARLDSRALEFIDAHLRRDEESGFPQVEYYETQRDTWSTTNDIDPRNTKEWTVTFSDAKLDDETVVYNSIAPSSTSQLTSEEEDLLDGVTAVHFDYLVTEARELLGAPSLELDLEPLGTDPRLFVKVYHRTADGETLVHDQVTPVHQTGDERRTVEVEMTALQRRLAVGDTLRVTVAATDAGFYSSRTAAGARIYHGSDADSRVTFPVQPS; from the coding sequence GCGTCACCGACGCGGGTACGGTCGCCGCAGACGCATCGTACACGCGAACCGACTTCACAACCACGTCCTGGGACGGTACCGACCTCGTCGGATCGCTCTACGTCCCCGATTCGGACGGTCCCCACCCTGTCGTCCTCGGGACGCACGGGTGGGGCGGCGACCACGGGAGTCCTGCCGTCGCACGACGGGCTGATGTGTTCGCGAGGAACGGCTACGTCTTCTGTGCGTACGACTCACGCGGATTCGGCGAATCGGGTGGCGAGGTCGGCGTAGACGGCCCGAACGAAGTCGCCGACGCGCTTACCTTGCTCGACCAGCTCGCAGAAGGTGACGTGGGCGGTGTCTCGGTCGACGTCGAACGCTCCACGAACGGCCCGGTCTGTGCGATGGACGGGCTCTCATATGCCGGTGGCATCCAGCTCAACACGATGGCTGTCTCGTCTCCCGACGCAGCCGACGCGTTACTCCCTGATTCGGCTACGTTCGACACCATCGACTTCACCGAAGGGAGTCCGCTCGACGCCGCAGTCCCGCGTTGGGCGTGGCACGATCTCCGGTTCTCGCTCGCACCGCGTGGTGTCGTGAAAGTCGGTTGGGACTCGCTGTTACTGGCGACGGGTATTGCCGGCGCTCGGGGGCTCACCTCCGGCGACGGCCAACCGTCGATATACGACCTGGAGTACGGCGTCACCGAGGAGGTGCCAGACGCGTTCGTCACATCGACTGCACAGAACGAATTCGACAGTGAGTCAGCGGCGTTCTATGCGTCCCGCTCGCCGGTATCGAAGACGGCCCTGCTCGAGACACCGACGCTACTCATCTCGTCGTGGACCGATACGTTGTTCATCACGAACGAGGCGATCTGGAACTACCACGCGATCCGCGACAACGGCGTAGAGTCGAAGTTGGTGCTGTTCCGCGGTGGACACACGTTCGAGGAGACCGCCGATGCGGAGATGAACGCACGGCTCGACTCCCGGGCACTCGAGTTCATCGATGCGCATCTCCGGCGCGACGAGGAGTCTGGCTTCCCGCAGGTGGAGTACTACGAGACACAGCGTGACACGTGGTCGACGACGAACGACATCGACCCACGGAACACCAAGGAGTGGACCGTGACGTTCTCGGACGCAAAACTCGACGACGAGACGGTGGTGTACAACAGTATCGCCCCCAGCTCGACGAGTCAATTGACGAGCGAGGAGGAAGATCTCCTCGACGGTGTGACGGCTGTCCACTTCGACTATCTCGTCACAGAGGCCCGTGAACTCCTTGGCGCACCCAGCCTCGAACTCGACCTCGAGCCGCTCGGGACCGATCCGCGGCTGTTCGTGAAGGTGTACCACCGCACAGCTGACGGCGAGACACTTGTCCACGACCAGGTCACTCCGGTTCACCAGACCGGTGATGAACGGCGAACAGTCGAGGTGGAGATGACGGCTCTCCAGCGCCGCCTCGCCGTCGGTGACACGCTCAGGGTGACGGTTGCTGCGACCGATGCTGGGTTCTACTCCTCGCGGACGGCCGCCGGGGCACGAATCTACCACGGGAGCGACGCCGATTCGCGAGTGACGTTCCCGGTGCAGCCGAGCTGA